The nucleotide window AGCTGACCGGCAACTGAGCCCCTGTATCAGTTGACGCTCATCAACGAGCCGGGAGGGCTCCACCCGCGGACCGCGGATGGAGCCCTCCCGGCTCGTGTGCGCCTGGGTACTACCTGGTTCCTCCTCCCCATCGCGGTGGCGGTCCGCGTGTGTGAGGCTTCCCCCGGCGCATGCGCCGCACCCGCACGGCAGGAGGACTGGGCATGATGAGCTGGGACGATCTGGTCGACGCCCTGGAGGACATGGATCCCCGGTCCCCCTCCCGCCCCAGTGTCATCGCCCTGCGCGATGCCCTGCTCTCCGTGCGCCAGGCCGGCGCCGGCGTGGACCGGGCCCCCGCGCAGGCCGCCCGCCTCCTGGCCGCCGTGGATCGGGCGTGGATCACCCAGCTGGGGCAGGACCCCGACACCACCACTGAGCAGATCGAGGCCATCGCGGAGACCTGCGAGGCGCTGCGCAGCGCCCACGGCGAGTCGGCGCTGCCCCTGCACTACGCGCGCGTGGAGCTGCTGGTGAGCCTGGGGCTGCGCAATGACGCCATCGAGCAGCTGCGCGTGGCCAGGCTCTTCTCCTTCGAGCAGCCCGACACCGGCGCGGTGCTGGCCGCCGCCCGGATGCACGACGACTACTCCGGCGTCATCCGCACCGCCACCGCCCTGGCCACACGCCCCGAGGCCGATCCGGTGGGGGCGGCGCGCACCCTGGGCGCCTCGCTGCTGCCCTACCTGGCCCAGGGGCGGCGCGTGGAGGCCGAGGACGCCCTGGCCTCCCTGACCGCCCTGGACCTGCCCACCGCCGAGCGCCTGCGTGCCCTGGGCGATCAGCTGGAGTACCTGGGCATGTCCTCCCAGTGGCAGCGCGCCCTGGCCGTGCTGCGGCACACGGCGCTGGACGGCGCGGCCCAGGCCAGCGCCTGGAGCCTGATGAGCACCGCGGTCGGCCTGTCCCTGGTGCTGCGAGAGGCGATCCGGGCCGACTACGGGCGCAACGCCCTGGGCGTCGCCCTGGACTGGCGCACCCCCTGGGGGGAGCTCACCCTCACCGCCTGGGACACGGTGGCCCGCTCCTACGACCAGGCCACTGCCTTCGTGCGTGCCCTGGCGGTGCGCTTCGATCATCGCAACGGCAACAACGGGGTGTCCCACCGCGTGGAGACCCAGATGGCGGCGGAGGCCTCGCGGTTGGCCGCCCGCTCCTACGGCACCGTCACGGGTCCCGTGCCACCGGATCCGGCGCAGCTGCGCAACCGGCCGGCCCTGCTGGCGCAGGTGCGCGAACTGCTGACCCTGGCCCGCGGCTACGGCATGGACTCGGTGCGCGAGCGGGCCATGTCCACTGCCGAGACGGTCAGCGCCTCCCTGGCGGAGGTCTCCGACGACGCCGACCTGGAGCTCGTCGTCGACCTGCGCCTGGCCTTCGCCCGGCTCCTGGCAGTCCTGGGAGCCAACGAGCGCGCGGAGAGGGAGAACCTGGACACCGCCGCCCTGTGCGAGAGCCAGGGCTGGGTCGAGAGCGCATGCGCCGCCCTGGCGCTGGCCTCCCACGCGGCGCAGGCCCGCGGCGACCGGACCACCGCCGAGCAGGCCTGGCAGGCGTGCCTGGAGCAGCTGGAGGCCTGGCCCCCCGGGCGCCCGGGGGAGCGCTGCTCCATCCTCACCGAGGCGGTGGGGGACCCCGGCCTGAGCGCACGGGTGCTCGTCGAGCTCGCCGCCGTCCTGACCCAGGGCGTCGAGCAGGACCACTCCCGGGCCTCCATCGTCCGGGAAGTGCTCTCCCGCGCCTCCGCGCAGCTCTCGCGCAGCGCCCACCCGCCGCGCGGGGTGGCCGGGGCCATCGCCTCCATCGAGGAGCGCATCGCCCCCTACGGGCGGGGCCGGGGCGGGAGGCGCCGAGGCGGCGGCGCACCGGTGACGGCTCAGGATGCCGGGCGGGATAAGGCGGTGCCCGCGCGCGGGCCGCGGCACCTGGCCTAGCCCCGGGCCGGATCCGGGCGCCGTCCGGGCCGGCGTCTGCTAGGTTCCTGCCATGCCCTGGATCATCCTGATCGCCTCGGGCCTGTTCGAGGCCGTCTGGGCCACCGCCCTGGCCCGCTCCGAGGGGCTGACGCGCCTGTGGCCCGCACTGGTCTTCGCCGCCTGCCTCCTGGTCTCGATGAGCGGGCTGGCCTATGCGCTGCGCGAGATCCCGGTGGGCACGGGCTACGCCGTGTGGACTGCCGTGGGCGCGGCCACAACCGTCGTCTGGGCCATGGCCACCGGTGCCGAGGCCGTGTCCCTCGTGCGCATCGCCCTGCTCATGGTGCTGGTGGGCTGCGTGGTCGGGCTCAAGCTCACTGAAGCCCAATGAGAGCCCGCCCGTCGCGGGACTCGCGCTGAGCCAGGAGCGGAGCGGCACCACATTCGCCCTCGAGGCGGGCATCATAGTGGTATGAGCCACTCAGCACTGACCACCAGCCGCCCCGCCGGGCGCGCCCTGCGCGTCGGTCTGACCGGGGGGATCGGTTCGGGTAAATCGACCGTCGCAGGCCTGCTCGCCGATCACGGGGCCACCATCATCGTGGCCGACGACGTCGCCCGCGAGGTCGTCGAGCCCGGCAGCCAGGGCCTGGCCGCCGTCGTCGCCGAGTTCGGCCAGGAGATCCTCACCCCCGAGGGGGCCCTGGACCGCTCGGCCCTGGGACGGATCGTCTTCGCCGACGAGCTGCGCCGGGCGCGCCTGGAGGAGATCCTCCTGCCGCTCATCGCCGCCGAGGCCTGGGCGCGCATCGACGCCGTGCCCGCCGGCCAGGTCGCCGTCTACGACGTGCCCCTGCTGGTCGAGGGCCAGATGCAGGACATGTTCGATCTGGTCGTCGTGGTCGAGGCGGATCTGGAGGCGCGTATTGAGCGCCTGGCCGAGCGCGGCCTGGAGGCCGAGCAGGCCATGGCCCGGATCGCCTCTCAGGCCACCGACGCCGAGCGCCGGGCCGTGGCCGACGTCGTCATCGCCAACTCCGGGAGCCTGGAGGACCTGTCCCGGGCCGTGGCGCATCTGTGGCGGGAGCGCCTGGCCCCGTAGGGGGCTCAGCAGGCCTTGCGCGCGGGGGTGCGGCTGGGTCCGATCGCCCCGAGGATCGTGGCGGATACGGCGAGGATGAAGGCCATGAGTGCTCCTGTTCAGCTCCGAGAGGGGTGGGACGTCGCGCGCGACCACCAGCCTAATGAAAAGACATATATATAGGGCAACAAATCAGGGGCTCCTCGTATCAATGTCGTTGCGGGGCGGCAACGGGGAGGCTGCGTGCCGGGCGCGTAGCCTGGGGCCATGCGCCCCGTGACCGAGCTCCAGCGAGCCGCCAAGCCCTTCGAGGTCATCAGTCCCTATCGGCCCAGTGGGGATCAGCCCGCCGCCATCGCCGAGCTCGCCGAGCGCCTGAGGGCGGGGGAGAGGGACATCGT belongs to Actinomyces capricornis and includes:
- a CDS encoding DMT family transporter, which encodes MPWIILIASGLFEAVWATALARSEGLTRLWPALVFAACLLVSMSGLAYALREIPVGTGYAVWTAVGAATTVVWAMATGAEAVSLVRIALLMVLVGCVVGLKLTEAQ
- the coaE gene encoding dephospho-CoA kinase, which translates into the protein MSHSALTTSRPAGRALRVGLTGGIGSGKSTVAGLLADHGATIIVADDVAREVVEPGSQGLAAVVAEFGQEILTPEGALDRSALGRIVFADELRRARLEEILLPLIAAEAWARIDAVPAGQVAVYDVPLLVEGQMQDMFDLVVVVEADLEARIERLAERGLEAEQAMARIASQATDAERRAVADVVIANSGSLEDLSRAVAHLWRERLAP